TAGCGTGCTCGACTTTCAGAAACACGGTCAGGGCCTGGCCAGCAAGGTTCCCGGGCTGAAGCTGCAGGTGGTGGAAGATCGTGGGCACATGTTGCCCATCACCGCGCCGGAACGAGTGGCGGCGTTGGTTGAGCAGATCGCCAAACGGGTCCGACCTGCGCAAAGCACCACGGTGTTGCAGCCGTCGTTTGCCATGGCGAGCAAATAAACATGCCGTTCGATACGCGGTTCCAGCACGCCAACGCCTGCCCTAGACACCTGACCAAACGTCTTGAAAAGAGACTGTCCGGTCACCGAAAAAAGGCGTGGATAAACTAGTTGACGACCTAACGATTCCGCGCTATTTATTTAAAAAAATTATTTCAATTTCTAATTTGAAACAGTTTTTGAAATGCCTAAGAGCGAATAAAATAATGAAAAAAACGCCTTTTATCGCATGGTTGATTTCTCGCAGCACTCAGCGCTGCGCAACCCACTTGGCTGCCTTCGCATGCGTTCGGAGGTTGCCATGAACCAGACCCTGGCAGCTCCAAGCGTCTGGGCCGACGGCAAGCGTCACCTGTGGTGGCTGGGCATCATGCCCCTGGCAACCCCGCTGCTCTGCGGCGCCCTGGCTATCGGCACCGGTGTTCAGCAACTGTGGTGGGTCGGTGTTCTGGTCATTTTCGGCCTCATCCCCTTGATCGACGGCCTGTTGGGTGAAGATGTCAGCAACCCGCCTGAATCCGCCGTCAGCCACCTTGAATCCCAAAGCTACTACCGTTGGATCGTCTACACCGGCGTGCTGTTTGTGATCGCCTCTGTAGTGATCACCGGTTGGTTGGCCGCCGGCGGCATCGACTGGATCATCGGCGGCGGGCTATTGCATGCCACCGCCTCGTTCGATCCTTCGAGCTGGACGGCAAGAGCCGCTGCTTTCATCACCGCGCGCACCGAGTTGCACGGCGAAGTCAGTGTGTTTACCTATCTGGGCATGGCGATGTCCACGGGGGCCGCTACTGGCATCGCGATCAACACCGCCCATGAGCTGGGACACAAACCCAAGCCACTGGAAGTGTTCCTGGCCAAAGTCACCCTGGCGCCAACGTTCTACGGGCACTTCTACACGGAACACAATCGTGGCCATCACGTGCGTGTGGCCACACCGGAAGATCCTGCCAGCTCACGCCTGGGTGAGAGCTTCTGGGCGTTCCTGCCGCGTTCGGTATGGTTCAGCGCGCGCTCGGCCTGGAACCTGGAACGCGAACGCCTGCGCAAACTTGGCCTGCCGGCCTGGCACTGGAAGAACGCCGTGCTCAGCGCCTGGATGTACAGCGTACTGCTGTGGGGCGCGATGATTGCCTGGCTGGGTGTGGCCGTGATCCCGTTCCTGATCATCCAGGGCATCTACGGTTTCTCGTTGCTGGAAGTGGTGAACTACGTTGAGCATTACGGCCTCAAGCGCCAGAAACTGCCCAACGGCCGTTATGAACGGTGTTCGCCACGGCACTCCTGGAACAGTAATCGAATTGTGACCAATATCTTCCTGTTTCAATTGCAACGGCATTCCGATCACCACGCCAATCCCACGCGTAGTTATCAGTCGCTGCGCCATTTCGATGAGTCGCCACAACTTCCCTATGGTTACGCAAGTATGATTGTATGGGCGTATGTTCCGTACTTGTGGCGGCGACGTATGGATCACCGTGTGTTGAATCATTATGCCGGTGATATAACCCTGGCTAATCTCCAGCCGTCACAGCGCTTGAAGTATCTGCAGAAATACAGCGGCAACGCTAAAACGTTTTAATTTGAAATAAAAAGCATCTTATCGATTGTAGTTCGAGCGAGATTTCGTCATCCGAAGTTTGCTAGTTTAGTTGCAATAAAGTTGTTACCCGAACAACAATAATTTCAAGGGAAGGGCGTACGCATGCAATTAACTGCCAAGGTTACCACCCACATCGTTTTGATCGCATTGGGCTTGATGGTCTATCAGCAGGCTCAGGCGGCGCGTATTGAACCTGCCGGAAGCACCTTTACCGCCCAGGGCCCCATCAGCTTTTCCAAAGGCAAGCTGATCAGTGCCGACTGCACCATCAAGGTGGCCGGCAAGGTGGCGGCGGATGGGGCATCGGCGAATGTCGACAAGGTTGAATTCGACGGCGGGCTTAAATGCAGCCGGGTAGAAGCCATCAACTTGCCCTGGGTATTGATCGCCAAGGATACCAAAAGCGGCTCGATGTCGAAGATCAGTGTGGATGTGCATGCCTTCGGCCTGGGCGGTAAGTGTGGCCCTTCAACGGCGGAAGGTACTTGGGACAACGCAACCGGAAAGTTAGAAGCCATGGATGTACCGATTGGCGATGACTGTAGGATAAAGACGGTGTCGATCAAGATGCCGCCCAACTTTAAAGTTGTTGAATAATGCAAGAGCGATAAATGCATTCAAGTTTGGCTGGAAAGGGAAGTTCTGCAGTTTCACCGTGACCTCTCGTTCGTGGCCATTACCCCTGGCGAAATAAATCGCCTTAATATGTGAGGAAAAACAATGAAAAGCTTGAAAACCCTCGTTTGTGCAACCTCGTTTGCAATGTGCTTCGGCGTCGCTTCGATGGCCAGTGCGGCTTCCGTCTCTCCGGACGGTCCGTTCTCGACCAACGCCGGCACCATCGTGGTGAAGTCGCCTTCGTCTTTTGGCGCGGCAGTGACCTGCGGCATCACTTTTACCGGCAACGTTAGCGGTGGCGTGGCCTCGATCAACGGCGCGACGCTGACCGGCGGCGGTCTGTGCGCCTTGCCAACGCTGACTAACCTGCCTTGGGTACTGACTGCTTCGACGGGCACCACCGGCACCGTGACCAATGTCGGCTACAAGATCAGCTCGATTCCAGCCACCAACTGCGGACCAACCCCGATCGCCGTCACTTGGGCTGCAGGGACCAAAACCCTTTCGGCCGCCAATCAGTCGCTGAGCGGAAACTGCACCGTGGTTTCGCTCAACGTTGTGGCCCCGACGCTGACGGTAAACCCGTAAGCGCGTGACTCCGTAAAGGGCTGATCACCCGTTGAACGCCGGCGCCACGGGAGGCGCCGGTCAAGGTCGCTTATCACCCATCCCTGATTGTCATACACCGTTCCAGTAC
Above is a genomic segment from Pseudomonas sp. R5-89-07 containing:
- a CDS encoding alkane 1-monooxygenase, whose product is MNQTLAAPSVWADGKRHLWWLGIMPLATPLLCGALAIGTGVQQLWWVGVLVIFGLIPLIDGLLGEDVSNPPESAVSHLESQSYYRWIVYTGVLFVIASVVITGWLAAGGIDWIIGGGLLHATASFDPSSWTARAAAFITARTELHGEVSVFTYLGMAMSTGAATGIAINTAHELGHKPKPLEVFLAKVTLAPTFYGHFYTEHNRGHHVRVATPEDPASSRLGESFWAFLPRSVWFSARSAWNLERERLRKLGLPAWHWKNAVLSAWMYSVLLWGAMIAWLGVAVIPFLIIQGIYGFSLLEVVNYVEHYGLKRQKLPNGRYERCSPRHSWNSNRIVTNIFLFQLQRHSDHHANPTRSYQSLRHFDESPQLPYGYASMIVWAYVPYLWRRRMDHRVLNHYAGDITLANLQPSQRLKYLQKYSGNAKTF
- the praB gene encoding alkane oxidation protein activator PraB, producing MKSLKTLVCATSFAMCFGVASMASAASVSPDGPFSTNAGTIVVKSPSSFGAAVTCGITFTGNVSGGVASINGATLTGGGLCALPTLTNLPWVLTASTGTTGTVTNVGYKISSIPATNCGPTPIAVTWAAGTKTLSAANQSLSGNCTVVSLNVVAPTLTVNP
- the praA gene encoding alkane oxidation protein activator PraA, encoding MQLTAKVTTHIVLIALGLMVYQQAQAARIEPAGSTFTAQGPISFSKGKLISADCTIKVAGKVAADGASANVDKVEFDGGLKCSRVEAINLPWVLIAKDTKSGSMSKISVDVHAFGLGGKCGPSTAEGTWDNATGKLEAMDVPIGDDCRIKTVSIKMPPNFKVVE